A region from the Cannabis sativa cultivar Pink pepper isolate KNU-18-1 chromosome 9, ASM2916894v1, whole genome shotgun sequence genome encodes:
- the LOC133031378 gene encoding uncharacterized protein LOC133031378 produces MVFLQISPMKGINRFGKRGKLSLRFIGPFEILKRIREVAYILAIPLVLTAIHDVFRVSMLQKYVLVPSHVLSYEALELQPDLSYQEQPVQVLNKREKVLRNKIIALIKILWRNSEVEEATWELETDMQ; encoded by the coding sequence ATGGTATTTCTTCAAATATCTCCTATGAAGGGTATTAACCGCTTTGGTAAGAGAGGAAAACTTAGCttgaggttcattggaccttttgagatCCTTAAGAGGATAAGGGAAGTAGCGTACATATTGGCTATACCCCTAGTGCTGACAGCTATACATGATGTGTTTCGTGTTTCTATGCTTCAAAAATATGTGTTAGTCCCGTCCCATgttttgagttatgaagcattggaacttcaacCTGATCTTTCATACCAGGAGCAACCAGTACAAGTACTAAACaaaagagagaaagtcttgagaaacaAGATAATTGCATTGATTAAAATATTATGGAGGAATAGTGAAGttgaagaggcaacctgggaactaGAGACGGATATGCAGTAG